In Oncorhynchus masou masou isolate Uvic2021 chromosome 10, UVic_Omas_1.1, whole genome shotgun sequence, a single genomic region encodes these proteins:
- the LOC135546873 gene encoding trace amine-associated receptor 13c-like, with the protein MEEHEDVQYCFQDRNSSCRKALLSASIYITLYIFFSLISAVTVFLNVLVIISISHFKQLHTPTNLLILSLAVADLLVGLIVIPVTTIALMESCWGFGEYFCVFYFYITCLCASLSLGNLVLISIDRYVAVCDPLLYHSKITITRMMYCITITWCFYIIYDAAIINIFVNVQVPSQCLKECFVVEGYMWGNIIDLLITMVVPCSIIVTLYVKIFVVARSQARKVFSKEAASVSGVKTVQANKSERKATKTLSIVVVNYLICWIPIQFYLFFLFIDNVSSFIISFLPLVNSLINPIIYAFFYPWFKVTAKIILTRVKLKCS; encoded by the coding sequence ATGGAGGAACATGAAGATGTTCAATATTGTTTTCAAGACAGAAACTCTTCTTGCAGAAAGGCTTTGCTATCGGCATCTATCTACATAACACTGTACATCTTCTTCTCATTGATTTCAGCAGTTACAGTATTTTTGAACGTACTGGTGatcatctccatctctcacttCAAGCAGCTCCACACTCCAACCaaccttctcatcctctctctggctgtggcAGATCTCCTGGTGGGACTGATTGTGATACCAGTAACGACTATAGCATTAATGGAATCATGCTGGGGTTTTGGggaatatttctgtgtgttttattTCTACATCACTTGTTTATGTGCTTCTTTATCTCTGGGCAATTTGGTCTTGATATCTATTGACCGCTATGTTGCTGTCTGTGATCCCTTATTGTACCActctaaaataacaataacaagaatGATGTATTGTATAACCATTACTTGGTGTTTTTATATCATATATGATGCTGCTATTATAAACATATTTGTAAATGTACAGGTACCCAGTCAGTGTTTGAAAGaatgttttgttgttgaaggGTATATGTGGGGTAATATAATTGACCTTTTAATTACAATGGTTGTCCCGTGCTCTATTATTGTAACACTTTATGTGAAAATCTTTGTGGTGGCCAGATCACAGGCCAGAAAGGTGTTTTCAAAAGAGGCTGCCAGTGTGTCTGGTGTTAAAACTGTCCAGGCAAATAAGTCTGAGAGAAAAGCAACAAAAACTCTTTCCATTGTTGTTGTCAACTATCTAATTTGTTGGATTCCAattcaattttatttattttttcttttcATTGACAATGTATCATCATTCATCATCAGCTTTCTTCCACTTGTTAATTCCTTAATTAATCCAATAATTTATGCTTTCTTTTATCCATGGTTCAAAGTGACAGCTAAAATTATTTTAACTCGGGTGAAGTTAAAGTGTTCATAG